The Lasioglossum baleicum unplaced genomic scaffold, iyLasBale1 scaffold2671, whole genome shotgun sequence genome contains a region encoding:
- the LOC143221554 gene encoding allatotropin, with the protein MRASIVIVLAFVSGIVIATSKNHNHSHFVKTHARPRVIRGFKPEYMSTAYGFGKRQSVVEVPKINKHERILATLLRYFPQGIPVEWLLQQMKTNPAFATKLTQILIDERINFMSMMDRSNPERITWLY; encoded by the exons ATGCGAGCAAGTATTGTCATTGTTTTGGCTTTCGTCAGTGGAATTGTCATAGCCACATCTAAAAATCATAATCATTCTCATTTCGTAAAGACACATGCAAGACCACGAGTGATCCGTGGTTTTAAACCTGAATACATGTCTACGGCATATGGTTTTGGAAAAAGACAAAGTGTTGTCGAAGTTCCAAAAATTAATAAGCACGAACGAATTTTAGCTACACTTCTGCGTTATTTTCCACaggg AATTCCCGTGGAATGGTTACTTCAACAAATGAAAACAAATCCAGCTTTTGCAACAAAGTTAACACAGATATTAATAGATGAAcgtattaattttatgtcaATGATGGATCGCTCTAATCCAGAAAGAATAACTTGGTTATATTAA